A single window of Ischnura elegans chromosome 8, ioIscEleg1.1, whole genome shotgun sequence DNA harbors:
- the LOC124163670 gene encoding eclosion hormone-like: protein MHSQALFSSKMIKLFFVLATVLLLAGSQHEAEASDVLAVCVRNCAQCKKMYGEYFEGKLCAEACLKFKGELVPECTDMASIAPFLNNLV from the exons ATGCATTCCCAGGCTCTTTTCTCATCAAAAATGATCAAG CTGTTCTTTGTCCTGGCCACCGTGCTCCTCCTCGCCGGCTCGCAGCACGAAGCTGAGGCTTCGGACGTCCTGGCCGTCTGCGTGAGGAACTGCGCCCAATGCAAGAAGATGTACGGCGAGTACTTCGAGGGAAAGCTGTGCGCCGAGGCCTGCCTCAAGTTCAAGGGCGAGCTGGTTCCCGAGTGCACCGACATGGCCTCCATTGCTCCCTTCCTCAACAACCTTGTCTAG